The sequence CGTGATCCAGCGCGTGCTCGAGGTGGCCGGTCGTCTGACGCTGCTCGACCAGAACCGCGTGATCACGCCCCACCCGGCCTTCCGCCTGTTCTCGACCACCAACACCATCGGCCTGGGCGATACGTCGGGCCTCTATCATGGCACCCAGCAGATCAACCAGGGTCAGATGGACCGCTGGAGCCTGGTGACCACGCTCAACTACCTGCCGCATGACAAGGAAGTGGGCATCGTGCTCGCCAAGAACAAAGCCTATGGCGAGACCGAAAAGGGCAAGAAGCTCATCGCCAACATGGTGCGGCTGGCAGACTTGACGCGTTCGGCCTTCATCAATGGCGATCTTTCGACCGTCATGTCGCCGCGCGCGGTGATCACCTGGGCCGAAAACGCCCAGATCTTCGGCGGCGATGTCGGCTTTGCGTTCCGCCTGACCTTCCTCAACAAGTGCGACGAGCTCGAACGCCCCGTGGTGGCCGAATTCTACCAGCGCGTGTTCGGCGAAGACCTGCCGGAGTCGTCCGCGAACTTGGCGGTCACGGCGTAAGTTAAAGGCCCCCTCACCCGGCCCTTTGGGCCGACCTCTCCCCCAAGGGCGAGGTGCAGGGGGTTCGGCGTTTCTCACCTCTCCCTTGGGGGAGAGGTCGCCGCGCAGCGGCGGGTGAGGGGGCCTTCCCCCAACCGACGAGCATTCAGCATGGCACAACCACCGCGCAGCAAAGCCAACAAGCCCGACCAGACCCAGGTGTTCAAATCCGCCATGGGCGCGACGGTGCGCGCGATCGGCGCCAAGGCTGACCTGGAGGTGACCTTCACCTCCGACCGGCCGCTGCTCACCAGCGACAAGGCGCGGTTGGCCAACCTGCCGCGGCTGCCGACGCGGCGCGACATCGCCATTGCCCGCGGGCAGGGCGACGCCATGGCGATGCGGCTGGCCAGCCACGACCCCGAAACCCATCGCAAGCGCTCGCCCATGGATCCGGTGGCCC comes from Devosia oryziradicis and encodes:
- the cobS gene encoding cobaltochelatase subunit CobS, which encodes MTEYTNLPDTEYSARELFGIDTDMKVMGYKEANSHVPPVDPDYLFDRNTTLAILAGFAFNRRVMVQGYHGTGKSTHIEQVAARLNWPLVRVNLDSHVSRIDLVGKDAIVLKDGKQVTEFRDGILPWAVQNNVALVFDEYDAGRPDVMFVIQRVLEVAGRLTLLDQNRVITPHPAFRLFSTTNTIGLGDTSGLYHGTQQINQGQMDRWSLVTTLNYLPHDKEVGIVLAKNKAYGETEKGKKLIANMVRLADLTRSAFINGDLSTVMSPRAVITWAENAQIFGGDVGFAFRLTFLNKCDELERPVVAEFYQRVFGEDLPESSANLAVTA